Sequence from the Kribbella aluminosa genome:
CTGCGGTCAGCACCTCCAGGAAGACGCCGTCCAGCCGGTCGGCCAGTGCCGACACGGCTGCTGCCTCGGTCTCGATCGCGTCCCGCGCCGCTTGCAGCCCCCGTGCCACCAGGTCCCTGGACAGCTCGTCGGCCGTGCGGTGGGCGGACGCACGGTTCGGCACAACTGGCATCCCCAGCGCCTCTCATCTCAGAAATCGATTTCCGCAGATTAGGCAGTGGGACGAGCTGGTGTCAATGTCTACGGCCAGCACAAAACCCTGTGTGCACGCGGGAATCGGCGGAGTTGACCACATCGTCACCTGATCGACACTTGACCGGCTCGGACGGCGCTCGTAGATTGCGAGAAATCGATTGCCCTTCGAGCCGACTGCCACCGCCCGGCTCGACGGTTCCGAGCTACCTCTGGAGCACGTGATGGCTGCAACACCGTCCCCTGCCCGGAGATCGAGGGACCGGGGCCGATCAACCACATCTGGTGCACCGTCGCGCGGGACAGCCCATGGGGTCCTGACGAGGCCGACGGGGACTATCTGCGGAAGCGCATCCTCTCCGCATCGCCTGGGTGGACGCGTCGCAGCCGGGCGTCCTGGTGCCGCTCGGCGACTTCTTCGGTGTCGGTACCAAACCTTGAAGGGATAGTTCATGAAGCGTGGGGCCTTGCTTGCTGTCCTGCCGCTGGTCTTCGGAACGGCGACACTGCTCACCCAACCGTCCATCCCGAAGACTCCGCCAACCACCCCGATCGGCACCGTCCAGGTCGAGTCGAAGGGTACGCCGAGCAAGAGCGACGGCGACCTCTGGCCGTCCTGCTGGGCCGGCAACGACAAGCTGTACGCCGCGAACGGCGACGGCAAGGGCTTCAGCACCGACGGCGCCTTCGCCGACGTCGCGGTCAGCGAGATCACCGGTACGCCGGGAAACTTGTCCGGGGCAACGACCTCGAAGGGCGACCAGGTCGGGCAGATCTGGAGCGGAGCCGGGTACAACCGGAAGCCGACCGGGATGGTCTGCGTCGGGGACACGTTGTACCTCGCCGTCCAGGACCTCGCGCTGGACTTCAACGACGTACCAGCGGCGACGATCCTGAAGTCGACCGACCACGGCCGCACCTGGACGTGGGACAAGTCCAAGCCGATGTTCTCGGGCCATGTGTTCACGACGATCTGGTTCGCGGACTTCGGTCGCGGTGGGGCCTCGGCTCCCGACGGTTACGTCTACGCCTACGGGTTGGACGGGAACTGGCGGGACTCGTTCGACGACACGGTCGCGGATCCACAGTCGGTGTTCCTGGCCCGGGTGCCTAAAGCCGATGTGCAGAACCGGAGCGCGTGGAAGTTCTACACCGGGTCCGGATGGTCGCCGAAGCTCGCGGACCGCAAGCCGGTGCTGACCGACACGCGACGGCTCTACGCGCAGACGTACGGGACGAACGCGTCGAACCTGAGCGTGATCAGCCAGGGCGGCGTCACGTACCTCCCGGCGCAGAAGCGATATGTCTACACGTCGTGGACCGAGTACACCTTCGAGTTCTACGAGTCGCCGACACCGTGGGGACCGTGGAAGCACTTCCTGTCCAAGGACTTCGGGGGTTATCCGTGGTCGACGTCGAAGTACGGCGGGTACGGCGTGACGATCCCGTCGAAGTTCGTGCAACCGGACGGCAAGACGATGTACATCCAGGCGAACGTGTGCCCGTGCGGTGGCGGCGGGATCGGTACGTCTGTGTACAACTTCAACCTGCGCAAACTGGTGCTCACGCCTGCTTCGAACGCGCCCGCCGCCAACCTGCCGGGCGCTGACAACCTCGCCGCGCCTGCCACTGGTGCGGTTGCGATTTCCAAGTCGACGCAGTCGGGCAGTCTCGCGTTGCTGAACGACGGCTTGAAGACTGGCAGCGAGTCCGACTTCGACGACGAGGTGAAGGGTGCCTCGTGGTGGGGGTACGAGTGGCCGGCGCGGCACAAGGTCAACAACGTTGAGTTCACGTCCGGCGCGGTGTCCGCCGAGGGCGGGTACTTCACTGGTCGTCCCCGGGTGCAGGTTCGTCGCGACGGGCAGTGGGTCGAGGTCGGGTCGCAGACGGTGTCCCCGGCGTACCCGGGTGATGCGTCGGCGGGTGCGAACACGACGTACACGATCACGGTCCCGACGCAGGAGACGGACGGGGTCCGGGTGATCGGGCTGCCTGGTGGGACGCGTTCGTACACGACCGTGTCGGAGCTGGCGGTGCGGTACGTGTCGCAGTTGGCGGATGGCGGCTTCGAGGGCACCGGTGGTGGTAAGCCTGCCTGGCTCTTCGAAGGTACTGCGGCCAACGGGGTGGACCGTGGACTCGGCTTCGCGCACTCGGGGGCTAACAACGGGTGGATCCGCTGTACGTGTACGGGGTTCAGCGATCTGTATCAGAGCGTGCCGGTGGTGCCCGGGGCGACGTACACCTTCGGCTCCTGGATCAACGCCTCAGCCAACCTCCCCGCTGATGTGGGCCGCTTCGGCGTCCGCAACGGAGGGACAGTCCTCGCCAGCACCACCTTCGGCGCCGGCACGGGCTACGTCCACCACGAGGTCACAGTGCAGGTCCCACCAAACGTCCACGAACTAACGGTCTACGCCGGCTTCAACGCCCCCAACAAGGACACCTGGATCCAGCTGGACGACTTCACCGTCAGTTGACCGCCGCTTTCCGGAAAGAATCAGTCGCTCCGTGCGGGATTCTTTCCGGAAAGGTCACGGCCAGGGGAGGAGCTCGGGGATTCGGCCGGTGATCAGGCCTGTGGTCGGGCGGCCGGCGTACCAGGCGGTTAGGGCGGTGAGGGGGCCTTCGAGGGTGATGGGCTTGCCGGTGCCGTTGGTCCAGGTGGTGGTGGGGGACTGGAGGATCAGCTGGGTGTTGTCGGGGGTGCGAGGGCGGAGGAAGTCCAGGAGGTGCAGGCAGAAGTCCTCGGACCAGCTCGCGGGGGTGACGCCGAGGTCGAGGTCCGAGGTGTGGATGGTGAGTTCTCGCCAGGTGGCCTGTAGACCCGCGGACAGGTTGCTGTTGCGGTGGAGGATAGGAAGGGGCCAGTCCGTGGGGCTGACCTTGTCCCAGGAAGCCATGAGTCTGGTGACAGCCCGGTGCAGGTGGGTGCGGAGCTCGGCGGCGGGGCGGTCGGCGCCGGCTTCGATCGCGGCGTCGCGCGCGGGGCGGCCGCCGTCGTACACCTCGACGAGCCGGCCCTGGAGCGCCTCCTCGACCTGGCGGGTCATCGCCTCGGAGAAGTACGCGAGGTGCGTGATCACGTGACCGCGGGACCAGCCCGGGAGGACGGAGTCGCCGCGGGCGGTCGGGTCGTCGAGGTCCGCGGTCAGGGCGAGCAGTCGGTCGGCGATCGCGTGTACGTCGTTCAGGGCCACAGGAGCTCCTTCGTCCAGGTGTCGTCGAGGGTGTAGCGCAGCCGTACATGCCGGCGGTCCGGGTCGGCCTGCCAGAACTCCACCTCGTCGGCGTGCAGCGTGTACAGGGTCCAGTTCGGCGCGACCAGGTCGGGGTCGAGCGCGATCCGGTCCTGCTGTTCCTTGACGGCCGCGTCGATGTCCGAACGATCCGCCAGTACTGCGCTTTGCCTGCCGACCAGCGCCTCCGCCCGAGCCGCGACCGGCCGGAGCAGGAAGTCGCGCGCCGAGTCCTCGGGTGACGCGGGGGCGACCCGGCCGGACACGCGAACCTGGCGAGCGAGCGGGATCCAGTAGAACGTCAGTGCGGCGTACGGCGAAGTGGTCAGCTCCTCGCCCTTCCGGCTGGTCGAGGTGGAGGCGAACTGCCAGCCGTCGGCGGTGACATCCTTCAGGATCAGGACCCGCGCGTTCGGGCGGCCGTCAGGGCGGACCGTCGAGAGAGTGGCGGCGCAGGGCTCGGCCACGCCGGCGTCGATCGTGGTCAGCAGCCAGTCGACGAAGAGGTCGTGCGGCGCGTCGGGGGTCCGGGCCGGATCCCAGTCGGGCGGGGTCCCGGTCAGCGTCGGCACGGCGCGCAGCCGAGTACGGAGATCACTCACGCTCCGAGACCCTAGAGCAGGTATTCACATGGCAGCAATAGCTTTTCCCATTAGTATCGCCGGATGACCACCCTGGCCTTCGCCCTGGCCGCCACCATCAAGCACGACGGCCACGGCGGCATCGCGGACCTCCTCTCCACCCCGGAGGACACGCTCATCTGGCTCCACAACCAAGAGCCCCTCCTCACCCAGGTGCTAGGCCCCGCGGCCGCAACCGATCTGGGGAGGTTTTTGTACCCGATTCGGGCAGAAATCCTCCCCAACCTGGACGAGCCCTGGCGCGGGTTGGTGCGGATTCGGGGGGCTGTGCGGGTGTTGTTTGCGCGGGCGGTTGCGGCTTCTAGGGCTGATGCGGATCGGTTGATGGAGCTTGAGGACGCGCTGGGGGTGGTGAACGAGGCGGCGGATCAGTTGGGTACGACGCACCTCGAGTGGGTCGAGGAGCCGACGATGCGGTGGTCGCCGAGGACGGCGGACCCGATCGACCTGCTCGTGGGAGCGGTCGGGCGGTCGGCGATCGACTTTCTCGTCGGGCCGGATCGGGCGAGGTTGCGGGCGTGTCCGGCGGCGCGGTGCGTGAAGTACTTCCTGCAGGACGACCCGCGGCAGACCTGGTGTTCGCCCGCCTGCGGGAACCGGGAGCGGGTGAACCGGCACTACCGGAAACGGACCGCCGGATAGCCTTGGAGTTATGACTGTCGCGCGGTTCAAGGACCTGTGTGTGGACGTGGCGTCCCCGAGTGAGATGGCTGCGTTCTGGGGGCGGGTGATCGGGCTGACGACGCCCGCCGACAACCCCGGCGTGCTGGTTGGCGACGTACCGGAGAAGACCATCTGGATGTGCCGGGTGCCGGAGCCGAAGATCGTGAAGAACCGCGTCCACCTGGACGTGCACACCGGCGCCGTCGCGAATCTGCAAGCAGCAGGTGCGACCATTCAGTCCGACGAGCAGCGCTGGACCGTGCTCACGGATCCGGAAGGCGGCGAGTTCTGCGGGTTCGTGCGCGACACCGACCCGGCGTACCGGCTGATGGAGTTGGTGGTCGACTCGACCGACCCGGAGCGGCAGGCGCGCTGGTGGGCGGGCGTCGTCGGCGGTGATGTCGCGAGTACGCCGGACGCGCCGTGGTACTGGCTCGAGAACGTCCCCGGCCTCCCGTTCCCGTACTGGGTGTTCGTCCCGGTCCCGGAGGCCAAGACCGTCAAGAACCGGATCCACTGGGACGTCACCGCACCCGCCCTGCAACCGGTGATGGACGCGGGTGCGACACTGCTCCGGCCCCGGGACGGCGAGATCGGCTGGCACGTCTGCGCCGACCCCGAGGGCAACGAGTTCTGCGTGTTCCTGCCTGCCTGAGGAGTCTGCATGACCAAGTTGGACCTGACCACGGGTGCCGCGGACCTGACCGAGGCGCTGGTGAACGTCTCCTCGGTCAGCGGTACCGAGGAGAAGCTCGCCGACAAGGTGGAGAAGGCGCTCTCGGCGTACCCGCACCTGAAGGTGTTCCGGCACGGCAACACCGTCGTTGCGCGGACCGACCTCGGCCGCGACGAGCGCGTCGTCGTCGCCGGCCACCTCGACACCGTGCCGCTCAACGACAACCTCCCGGCCCGCCGCGCCGACGGCCTGATCCACGGCCTCGGCGCCTGCGACATGAAGGGCGGCGTCGCGGTCGCACTCCGCCTGGCCGCGACCCTCGACGAGCCGAACCGGGACATCACCTATGTCTTCTACGACTGCGAGGAGATCGAGGCCGAGCGGAACGGTCTGTACAAGCTGACCCGCTCCAACCCCGAGCTGCTCGAAGGCGTGTTCGCGGTCGTGATGG
This genomic interval carries:
- a CDS encoding DUF4185 domain-containing protein, giving the protein MKRGALLAVLPLVFGTATLLTQPSIPKTPPTTPIGTVQVESKGTPSKSDGDLWPSCWAGNDKLYAANGDGKGFSTDGAFADVAVSEITGTPGNLSGATTSKGDQVGQIWSGAGYNRKPTGMVCVGDTLYLAVQDLALDFNDVPAATILKSTDHGRTWTWDKSKPMFSGHVFTTIWFADFGRGGASAPDGYVYAYGLDGNWRDSFDDTVADPQSVFLARVPKADVQNRSAWKFYTGSGWSPKLADRKPVLTDTRRLYAQTYGTNASNLSVISQGGVTYLPAQKRYVYTSWTEYTFEFYESPTPWGPWKHFLSKDFGGYPWSTSKYGGYGVTIPSKFVQPDGKTMYIQANVCPCGGGGIGTSVYNFNLRKLVLTPASNAPAANLPGADNLAAPATGAVAISKSTQSGSLALLNDGLKTGSESDFDDEVKGASWWGYEWPARHKVNNVEFTSGAVSAEGGYFTGRPRVQVRRDGQWVEVGSQTVSPAYPGDASAGANTTYTITVPTQETDGVRVIGLPGGTRSYTTVSELAVRYVSQLADGGFEGTGGGKPAWLFEGTAANGVDRGLGFAHSGANNGWIRCTCTGFSDLYQSVPVVPGATYTFGSWINASANLPADVGRFGVRNGGTVLASTTFGAGTGYVHHEVTVQVPPNVHELTVYAGFNAPNKDTWIQLDDFTVS
- a CDS encoding maleylpyruvate isomerase family mycothiol-dependent enzyme gives rise to the protein MALNDVHAIADRLLALTADLDDPTARGDSVLPGWSRGHVITHLAYFSEAMTRQVEEALQGRLVEVYDGGRPARDAAIEAGADRPAAELRTHLHRAVTRLMASWDKVSPTDWPLPILHRNSNLSAGLQATWRELTIHTSDLDLGVTPASWSEDFCLHLLDFLRPRTPDNTQLILQSPTTTWTNGTGKPITLEGPLTALTAWYAGRPTTGLITGRIPELLPWP
- a CDS encoding pyridoxine/pyridoxamine 5'-phosphate oxidase gives rise to the protein MSDLRTRLRAVPTLTGTPPDWDPARTPDAPHDLFVDWLLTTIDAGVAEPCAATLSTVRPDGRPNARVLILKDVTADGWQFASTSTSRKGEELTTSPYAALTFYWIPLARQVRVSGRVAPASPEDSARDFLLRPVAARAEALVGRQSAVLADRSDIDAAVKEQQDRIALDPDLVAPNWTLYTLHADEVEFWQADPDRRHVRLRYTLDDTWTKELLWP
- a CDS encoding CGNR zinc finger domain-containing protein translates to MTTLAFALAATIKHDGHGGIADLLSTPEDTLIWLHNQEPLLTQVLGPAAATDLGRFLYPIRAEILPNLDEPWRGLVRIRGAVRVLFARAVAASRADADRLMELEDALGVVNEAADQLGTTHLEWVEEPTMRWSPRTADPIDLLVGAVGRSAIDFLVGPDRARLRACPAARCVKYFLQDDPRQTWCSPACGNRERVNRHYRKRTAG
- a CDS encoding VOC family protein produces the protein MTVARFKDLCVDVASPSEMAAFWGRVIGLTTPADNPGVLVGDVPEKTIWMCRVPEPKIVKNRVHLDVHTGAVANLQAAGATIQSDEQRWTVLTDPEGGEFCGFVRDTDPAYRLMELVVDSTDPERQARWWAGVVGGDVASTPDAPWYWLENVPGLPFPYWVFVPVPEAKTVKNRIHWDVTAPALQPVMDAGATLLRPRDGEIGWHVCADPEGNEFCVFLPA